GGAAGGCTATGATGCCTCGTTCCTTGCCGTACGGCTGCCGTATAAAGTTCAGCATGACGAGCACGATGCCAAGCTTGTCTTTGAATTTATGAAGCCGGACAAAATTGTAACTTACAATATCGCAGCTGCGGTGGACGGGTTTACGGAAACATACAACGAATCCGATGAGGTGAAGCTCGCGGATTACCATAAAGGAAATGTAAAAGCACGAATCCGGATGACCGCGCAATATGCATTTGGCGGACAGCACGGTTTGCTTGTAACGGGAACAGACCACGCCGCTGAAGCGGTAACAGGATTCTTTACAAAATACGGAGACGGCGGAGCGGATATCCTGCCACTTACCGGCTTAACAAAAAGACAGGGAAAAGCTCTTCTTAAAGAGCTTGGCTGTCCGGAAAGCCTGTACATGAAAGCTCCAACTGCCGATCTTCTCGATGATAAGCCTCAGCAGGCAGATGAAACCGAGCTTGGAATTACGTATGATGAGCTGGATGATTACCTGGAAGGCAAGGAAGTATCAAGTGAAGTGGCTGAAAAGATTGAAAAGCGCTATATGATTACAGAGCATAAGCGCCAGCTGCCGGCTACGATGTTTGATGGCTGGTGGAAATAATCGAAGAGGACCGGGGTAATGAAGTGACCCCGGTCTATTTTTTATGGGATTTTATTTTTTTGTCCGCATACCAGCGGCTAATCAATACACCGATAATAGATAAGCCGAGAATGCCAGCCATTATTGATAAACCACGCGCCGAAAAATAAGAACTCCATTACATCTTCAACGAACTCTTTCTCCATTCCTTACGCAGATTCACTAATCGAAACTGCCGCTTTCTTTTTCCGGGTCGCCAGATAAACCCCCGCTAAAATAACCAATAGTCCCCATATGGCATGAGAGCTGATTTTTTCCTGCAGCAGAAAGGCTCCCCACAGCAGGGCGGTAACGGGAATAAGGAAGGTGACCGAAACGGCAATTTCCGGTCCGCCTTCTTTTGTAATGTAATAAAAAAGAAGCTGGGCAATTCCTGATCCAAAACACCCGAGGCCTATAATGGCAAGGATAACTGGTCCATTGGCGAGAGCCGAAAGTTCAATGGGCTGTGAGAAAAGCATGCCAATCAGTCCAACCATTGCACCGACGATCAGTGAGACGGCAGTCGTAAATAGCACTCCGCTGTTGCCCAGGTATTTTCTCGTCAGCTGGGCTGAGGTTCCATAGCACAAAGTCGCAATCAGCATCGTGCCTACACCCGTGAAATTTTCCTGAGCAAGCTTTACAACGTCAAAGTCGATGAAAATCAGGATACCGATCAGTCCCATAAACAGCCCGATCCACTGTCTTGCAGCTAAAACAGCCGAGAAAAACAGGAGTCCGATCAGACCCGTCCATAACGGAGTGGTGGCGTTCAGAATGGATGCGGAGCTGCTCGAAATGACCGTTTCACTGAGCGCGATTAATCCCCATGGAAGACCAGTGTTAAGAACGCCAATGGTCAGAAGCGGAATCCACGGAATGCTGCGCGGAATCCTATCTCTTTTTGCAAGCAAAATCGGGAGCAGCAATAATGCTCCCGTTGCACATCGTAAAAAAACTGTTCCCCACATGCCGGCAGGTCCGACCAATTGTTTAATAAAAACAAAGGAGAGTCCCCAGATTAAACTGAGGCCTCCTAAAGCAGCGTATACACGAATCATTAAAGCACCTTCTGTCTGAATTTGGTTGGAGACATCACTTAAATGGAAGACATTTTAAAACCGATCAGCCTTTAGATATCTAAGGGTTCCTGAAAGGGACCGCTAAATTGATAAGGGAGGAAAATTTAGTATCGTTATTTTGCTGATGAGTGACATGAAATTTGCTTAGAACCTTTTCAATTAAGCTACCCGGGGGATAAGAATAATAAATTCCGTCCCCTTATCCTTTTCACTGTTAACTTGTATTTTCCCTTGAAAAGAACGGACTATTTGAAAACTTACCATCATTCCTAATCCTGTTCCGCTTTCTTTTAAGGAATAAAACGGAGATCCGAGCCGCTCCATCTGGTTTTTTGTCATACCAATTCCCTGGTCCTTAATGGTAATCATAATATTCCCGTCTTCAGTAGAAGCACATGTAATCCAGACAATCCCGCCACCCGGCATAGACTCTATCGCATTTTTGAAAATATTAATCAGTGATTGGTTCAATTTTTGAGGATTGGCATAAATCCAGCAGTTCTCCTGAATATTCGTTTTAAATTCAACATTATAGTTTAGGGAGTAGCTTTGCATGATGCTGACCGCCCTCTGCAGCTGATTACCTGCGTTGATTCTCTGGCTATGATTTACAGTTGGTTTACCGAAAGATAAAAAATCATCAATAATTTCATTTGCACGATCTAATTCTTCAATAGAAATTTGAAGGTATTCCTTTTTTTTGTTTGGCATTTCAGGGTCGTTTAGCAGCTGAAGGAAGCCTCTGGTTACTTGCATCGGATTTCTGATTTCATGAGCAAATACACTAGCCAGCTCACCTATCACCCGGAATTTTTCTGAGTTTTGCATGTCTGACCGCAGCTTCTGTATTTCTCTAATAGATTCATTTAACATCGTAAAGAACCATGTGATGGCTAATACAAAGATTAGATGAATCATCTGTACTTTGAGATAGTCTATGGAAAATCCCTTTAACAATCCGAAAATGGAAATCCCTGTGGAAATATAGAAAAAAGATAGCCCTACAGCCATTTTAACTCGTCCATCTTTATTCGAACGTGCAAAGGACTTTTGAAAATATAGTAGAACAGGCAGTGATATGGATAAGACAATAACAGTCGTATAAAATCCTATACTAATTCCAAAATAAAGGCGATACAGGATGATAAGGGCTGACAGAAAGACGCCTGGCCAAAACCCGCCGTATAATATTCCGAATAGCAGAGGGATAATCCTCAGATCCAAACGGGCATTTTGACCAAAACTCACTGGGAAGGACATGCATAACAGTATTGAAATACCCCACAAAACAGCCATGATGACCTTTCTGTTTTTATGGCTCTGTACCTTCTCCGTGACAAGAGTAAAATAAATGAAAATAGGTATGGAAATAAGTGTTAGCTGCAGCAAAAAATCCTTAATTATATTCATCTTGGCTACCTTCCCTATTCAGTTCTTTAGCTGAATTCTTAAAATACATTCCATTCAGCCTGTTTTCTTATAGAGAAAAAAAGGATTATAGTAGTTATTATACTTTAAAGTTATCAGAATTTGTCGACGATTAAATCTGACTTTCCATTTTCTTTTAATGCAAGTCCATTCACACTACCCAGCATCCATACATATAGTAAGGTAAATTGCAGGAGAGAAACGGAGGATTGGATTGTGCCAGTTTCCGTCGTTTTTAATCAGATTAACGTAGTAAGCATGGCGGCAAATTCCATTATTTCTTCTGGACAGAATAGCCAGCCTGACTGGAATGCCCAGGGGAAATTTAATTCAGGGAACGGGAATTACGTGAATTCTTGCGCGATCGGGTGTACGAACATTATCAATGATCAGGATTTATTCGATATGGCGATTTCGCAGCCGGAAAATATTAATCCGCAGCCGACCGCTCAATTTTAAGAAATAGTATGAAAAATTTAACCATTCAATTTACCAATATAAATATCTCTGCACTGTCCTCGAATTCGGGTGTTTTTACGGGAACCAATTCCCAATATGATTGGACCGTCAGTATGAAGAGCAATGCAGGATTCGGGAAAATCATTGGGGAAAATAACGTTTCAATCAACAACGTGAATATTGTGCATGATGACGATGTGATGGATTCCGATTTTACTCAAAACCAGGAATCGAATGATCAGCCTGTCTATCAAAGTTAATCCGAAGACCATCTTTTCCGGATGGTTTTCTTTTGGATTGAGGTCATACTTTAGCGTTGCATCTTATATATATCTAATAAGTAGAGCAATGGTCCGTGGACAAGCATAAGAAAGGGGCTCTTTCAATGCCAAAGATAGATTTTCAATCAGTGACAGTCAAGCTGATTCAAAATAGCTCTGGTTTGTTTTATGGCCAGAACCTCCAGTATAAATGGAAAAATAAATCGAGGGTTTATGAAGGGTTTGGAAGAGTGAGCGGAAATTCCAATAAAATATTTAATAATGTTACGTTGGATGAAACGCAGGAGAAGAAAGCAGAAGACTCTAATAAGAAACAGAACTAAAGGGCCCGTTTTCCTTTGGTGACTTGCTGATACACCTTTTCTGGTGATTTTTTCAAATGATCGTGAAGAACAAGGTGTGAATTATGAAAAATTTCATTGTCATTGCCAGATATGGTGCCGAAGCCGGAATGATGGCTGTCTAGCGATGAAGTCCAATTAATCTGCAGGTTTCTTCCTATGAATATACCTGCATTATCTGCAATTTCATGCACATTCAAGTCTTTAAAATTGATTTCAGGGGAATGTAGGTTAATTCTCATATTTCCTCCCTCAATACAAAATGTCAGTCCGCCAGGCTCATTTTATAATATGACGCAGCTGGGCGGAACGTGCAAAAGGGATGAAACGGAATGGCATCGGATGAAAAGGCCTGGTTAGAACTTCTTCAGCGAATCGAGAAAAGATTGGAAGCGATAGAGAGAACGGTTAAAAATACTCAGAGCCGCGTGCACCAAACTTTTCATATTGAACACATTGAGTCAATGAACATTCAAGAATTAACCTACCATTTAGACAATGTAGATGTGAAGCAGCTGAGCGGGACGATGAATATAGGAAATACGTTTCCTTACTCCGCAAATACTGCCCGGCATGTCAAACCCGAAAATCAGTCTAAAGAAGAGATATATATTCGAATCAATGGAAAGAACATACCCTATCAAATCGGTAAACCGCAGAAGGAACTTCAGGAAGATGATGGAAAACCGCTTTCTGCGAACTTCACCATCGGAGACATTCATATTGGAGCCGTAGAGGATGCGTCTGCCGTTAACTTCGGCAATAACTTTCCGACAGATTTTAAAAGCAGTAAAAAGCATAATCAGGGATTTGGCAACATCCTTGGCAATGGAAATGATATTCATGATATCCTTTCCCATCAGGAGGAAAGGGATGTTACAGAGGTCTTCAGCGACAGTCCGGATCAGTTGCAGCCTGAATGGCTGAAATGGCTGAAGGAGCAAAAGAATGACGGGGAGGAAGAAGGGGAACCGGAATGAAATAAGGAGCTGCTGCTGAAAAAGATATTTCAGCAGCAGCTCCTTTTGAGGTGCCAGTCCCGCACTCTATTACCGAAATAAAGCTCCGGCACGAGCTCTGCAAACCGTTGATGGGCAAGGGTTTGAGAGGAGATGTCTCTGTCCCGTTCTGCGGTGAAGCATCGCGTGACTGACCCGGTGCCAGTCCCGCACTCTATTACCGAAATAAAGCTCCGGCACGAACTCTGCAAACCGTTGATGGGCAAGGTTTGAGAGGAGATGTCTCTGTCCCGTTCTGCGGTGAAGCATCGCGTGACTGACCCCGCGGCTGCACATTTATCCACTCAAATTAAGTACAAACCAAGCCTTTGAGACATTTTACAAATCATCAAATCCATTATCCACATTATTTACTTTCGTATACTGCCGTGATTTCTGCTCAAAGAAATCGGATTTGCCGAGGTCGACTTCTTCGTATGCTTTGATCCACTTGAGCGGATTTGTCCTATATCCTTCAAACGGACGGTCATAGCCGAGCTGATTGGAGCGGACGTTGGCATAAAACTTAATATAATCCTCGACGTCTTTCATGCTGATGCCTTCAATTTTATTACCTATTATATGGCGGCCCCATTCGATTTCAAGCTCGGCGGCTTCTACAATGGTCCTTTCCACGAACACTTTCAAATCCGGTGTATCATATTCCGGATATTGTACAAGCACCTCTCTGAAAATTTTCACGAATAAATCGACGTGAATTTGTTCATCGCGGTTGATGTAGTTAATCATCGTGCTCGTCGCGACCATTTTCTGATTGCGGGCGAGGTTATAAAAGAAGGCGAATCCTGAGTAGAAAAACAGGCCTTCGAGAATGACGTCATAAACAAGCGACTTAAGCAGGTTTTCAACATTTGCGTTTTCTGCAAAAGCCTTATAGCCGTTAGTGACAAAGTCATTCCGTTCTCTTAGTATTTCCTCGCTCCGCCAATACTCGAATACTTCCTCCTGCTTGTTTTTCGGAACGATGCTGGAGAGTACATATGAGTAGGAATGATTGTGAATGACCTCCTGCTGGGCAAGCATAATCATGAGCGCGTTAATGCTGGAGTCTGTGATGTAGTCAGCGACTTTTCCTGCATAATCGGTTTGAATGCTGTCGAGCAGGGCGAGAAGCCCAATGATTTTCAGGAAGGCGTCCTTTTCATACTCATCGAGGTCTTTAAATTGCTTAACATCCTGAGACATATTGATTTCAAACGGTGTCCAGAAGTTCGATAGCATTTTTTTATATTTGGAATACGCCCACGGATAGGCGACATCATCCCAGTTCAAAATGTTGGAGCTCCGGCCGTTGATCAGGGCAGTGGAACGATTCGGCGCATCCGGATCCATAATGGTCCGCTGCGACAGGGCAATATCTGTCATCTGTTTTTCCTCCTAGCTCGCGCATGAATCGCAGTCTTCAATCAGGCTGGAAGTGGAGCGGACATAATACGTTGTTTTAAGTCCTGCATTCCAGGCACCCATGTGAAGAGCAAGCAATTCTTTTGCTTTGATCGTATTCAAAACGTAAAAGTTAAATGAGATCGATTGATCGATATGGCGCTGTCTCGCCGCATTCTGTTCAATGCTCCAATGCTGATCCGTGAAATAGGCGGATTTATAATACCAGGTCGTTTCCGGGCTCAAATCAGGGGCCGTCACCGGAATCTTGTAGTCTTTCTTTTCTTCCGAATAAACCTTTTGAAAAATCGGATCAATACTTGCTGTGCTGCCGGCAATGATGGAGGTGGATGCATTTGGTGCGACGGCCATCAGATAGCCGTTCCGCATGCCGTTTTCAGCGATTTGCTGCTGCAGTTCCTGCCATTCTTCAGAACGGTAGCCTCGGTTCTCAAAATAAGTGCCTGTTTCCCAGCCGGACCCTTCAAATGCCGGATAAGATCCTTTTTCCTTCGCCAGCTCCGAGCTCGCCTGAATGGTCAAAAAGGAAATTTTCTCATATAGCTTATCGGCGTACTGTACCGCTTCCTCACTTTCCCACTTAATCCCTTCAAGAGCTAGAAGGTGATGCCAGCCAAAGGTTCCGAGTCCGATTGCGCGGTATTTCGAATTGGTGAGCTTCGCCTGCAGAACGGGTATTTCGTTTAAATCGATAACGTTATCAAGCATTCGAACCTGGATCGGGACAAGGCGTTCAAGCACATCCTCTCTAACTGCTTTAGCAAGGCTGATGGAAGAGAGATTGCAGACAACAAAATCCCCGGGTGTTTTCACCGTAATGATTTTTCCATCCTCTGTATATTGTTCATCCATCGTGGTAGCGCTTTGGTTTTGGGTGATTTCTGTACAAAGATTGGTACAATATACCATTCCAGCATGTGCATTGGCATTCATCCGGTTCACTTCATCCCGGTAGAACATAAACGGTGTTCCGGATTCCAGCTGGCTGATCATAATGCGTTTCATAATATCGATCGCCGGAATGATTTCCTTCGCCAAATCAGAGTGGCGGACACATTCCCAATATTTTTCCCGGAAGCTGCCGCTGCCTTTTTTCTCGTCAAAAAAATCCTCCAGGCTGTAGCCGAGTGTTTTTCTTACCTCATGCGGGTCGAATAAATACCAGTCACCGCGTTCCTCGACCTGTTCCATGAAAAGATCCGGCAGACAGACGCCCGTGAACAAGTCATGGGTGCGGAGACGCTCATCTCCATTGTTCAGTTTTGAATCAAGGAATGAGAAAATGTCCTTGTGCCATACATCCAGGTAAACCGCAATCGCGCCTTTTCTTTGGCCAAGCTGATCCACGCTGACCGCCGTATTGTTGAGCTGCTTCATCCACGGAAGCACACCGGAGGAAACGCCTTTGAATCCGCGGATATCACTGCCGCGGCTGCGGATTTTCCCAAGATAGACACCGATGCCGCCGCCGCTTTTCGAAAGATTCGCAATGTCTGTGTTGCTGTCAAAAATCCCCTGCAAACTGTCGTCAATTGTATCGATAAAGCAGCTGGACAGCTGACCGACGGATTTCCCTGCATTTGATAGAGTAGGAGTCGCAACCGTCATATAAAGATTGCTCAGCGCCCAGTATGCTTCTTT
The Metabacillus sp. FJAT-52054 genome window above contains:
- the nadE gene encoding ammonia-dependent NAD(+) synthetase, with product MSMQKQIMKELNVQPQIDSAQEIRKRVDFLKEYVKKTNTKGFVLGISLGQDSTLAGKLNQMAVEELREEGYDASFLAVRLPYKVQHDEHDAKLVFEFMKPDKIVTYNIAAAVDGFTETYNESDEVKLADYHKGNVKARIRMTAQYAFGGQHGLLVTGTDHAAEAVTGFFTKYGDGGADILPLTGLTKRQGKALLKELGCPESLYMKAPTADLLDDKPQQADETELGITYDELDDYLEGKEVSSEVAEKIEKRYMITEHKRQLPATMFDGWWK
- a CDS encoding DMT family transporter, yielding MIRVYAALGGLSLIWGLSFVFIKQLVGPAGMWGTVFLRCATGALLLLPILLAKRDRIPRSIPWIPLLTIGVLNTGLPWGLIALSETVISSSSASILNATTPLWTGLIGLLFFSAVLAARQWIGLFMGLIGILIFIDFDVVKLAQENFTGVGTMLIATLCYGTSAQLTRKYLGNSGVLFTTAVSLIVGAMVGLIGMLFSQPIELSALANGPVILAIIGLGCFGSGIAQLLFYYITKEGGPEIAVSVTFLIPVTALLWGAFLLQEKISSHAIWGLLVILAGVYLATRKKKAAVSISESA
- a CDS encoding ATP-binding protein; this translates as MNIIKDFLLQLTLISIPIFIYFTLVTEKVQSHKNRKVIMAVLWGISILLCMSFPVSFGQNARLDLRIIPLLFGILYGGFWPGVFLSALIILYRLYFGISIGFYTTVIVLSISLPVLLYFQKSFARSNKDGRVKMAVGLSFFYISTGISIFGLLKGFSIDYLKVQMIHLIFVLAITWFFTMLNESIREIQKLRSDMQNSEKFRVIGELASVFAHEIRNPMQVTRGFLQLLNDPEMPNKKKEYLQISIEELDRANEIIDDFLSFGKPTVNHSQRINAGNQLQRAVSIMQSYSLNYNVEFKTNIQENCWIYANPQKLNQSLINIFKNAIESMPGGGIVWITCASTEDGNIMITIKDQGIGMTKNQMERLGSPFYSLKESGTGLGMMVSFQIVRSFQGKIQVNSEKDKGTEFIILIPRVA
- a CDS encoding ribonucleotide-diphosphate reductase subunit beta, which codes for MTDIALSQRTIMDPDAPNRSTALINGRSSNILNWDDVAYPWAYSKYKKMLSNFWTPFEINMSQDVKQFKDLDEYEKDAFLKIIGLLALLDSIQTDYAGKVADYITDSSINALMIMLAQQEVIHNHSYSYVLSSIVPKNKQEEVFEYWRSEEILRERNDFVTNGYKAFAENANVENLLKSLVYDVILEGLFFYSGFAFFYNLARNQKMVATSTMINYINRDEQIHVDLFVKIFREVLVQYPEYDTPDLKVFVERTIVEAAELEIEWGRHIIGNKIEGISMKDVEDYIKFYANVRSNQLGYDRPFEGYRTNPLKWIKAYEEVDLGKSDFFEQKSRQYTKVNNVDNGFDDL
- a CDS encoding ribonucleoside-diphosphate reductase subunit alpha, translating into MAMTTDTMTMITNEKGIKGPFDEHDFTQWIQEAGTDFPHLDLHHFTERLKELIASRDTYTEKQIKNLSILEGLANISELEPDWTYFCARLYLDQLYAEAAKSRGYEKREQYGSFLELVDKLHSIGIYGDLIPQVYSPKEISELGEIIDPDRDLLFTYIGLRTLADRYIARDYSKNVMELPQERFMIIAMTLMAKEPAEHRIHLVKEAYWALSNLYMTVATPTLSNAGKSVGQLSSCFIDTIDDSLQGIFDSNTDIANLSKSGGGIGVYLGKIRSRGSDIRGFKGVSSGVLPWMKQLNNTAVSVDQLGQRKGAIAVYLDVWHKDIFSFLDSKLNNGDERLRTHDLFTGVCLPDLFMEQVEERGDWYLFDPHEVRKTLGYSLEDFFDEKKGSGSFREKYWECVRHSDLAKEIIPAIDIMKRIMISQLESGTPFMFYRDEVNRMNANAHAGMVYCTNLCTEITQNQSATTMDEQYTEDGKIITVKTPGDFVVCNLSSISLAKAVREDVLERLVPIQVRMLDNVIDLNEIPVLQAKLTNSKYRAIGLGTFGWHHLLALEGIKWESEEAVQYADKLYEKISFLTIQASSELAKEKGSYPAFEGSGWETGTYFENRGYRSEEWQELQQQIAENGMRNGYLMAVAPNASTSIIAGSTASIDPIFQKVYSEEKKDYKIPVTAPDLSPETTWYYKSAYFTDQHWSIEQNAARQRHIDQSISFNFYVLNTIKAKELLALHMGAWNAGLKTTYYVRSTSSLIEDCDSCAS